The Streptomyces sp. RKAG293 genome includes a region encoding these proteins:
- a CDS encoding ammonium transporter, with amino-acid sequence MAPAILTLAADAPKLDTGNTAFMLLSAALVMVMTPGLAFFYGGMVRVKSALNMLMMSFISLGIITILWTLYGFSFAFDSGNGFMGGTDWLGMRNIGIAELWPGYGIPVYVFAVFQLMFAIITPALISGALADRVKFTAWALFITLWATIVYFPVAHWVWGSDGWLFKYGVIDFAGGTAVHINAGAAALGVILVIGKRVGFKRDPMRPHSLPLVMLGAGLLWFGWFGFNAGSWLGADGVAAVAFTNTQVATAAAMLGWLAYEKIRHGSFTTLGAASGAVSGLVAITPACGSVSPLGAIAVGVIAGVLCAAAVGLKYKFGYDDSLDVVGVHMVGGIVGSLLIGLFATGGVGQTAKGLFYGGGLDQLGKQAVGVGAVLGYSLVASAILAKLIDLVMGFRVTEDDEITGIDQIEHAETAYDFAGAGGGTVRTTAVPVHGSTSSEAGASDKKVDA; translated from the coding sequence ATGGCACCAGCCATCCTGACGCTTGCCGCTGATGCGCCCAAGCTCGATACCGGAAATACGGCGTTCATGCTGCTCAGCGCCGCCCTGGTCATGGTGATGACACCGGGCCTGGCCTTCTTCTACGGGGGCATGGTCCGCGTCAAGAGTGCGCTGAACATGTTGATGATGAGCTTCATCAGCCTCGGCATCATCACCATCCTGTGGACGCTCTACGGATTCAGTTTCGCCTTCGACTCCGGCAACGGATTCATGGGCGGCACCGACTGGCTCGGGATGCGCAACATCGGCATCGCCGAGCTGTGGCCCGGATACGGGATCCCGGTCTACGTCTTCGCCGTCTTCCAGCTGATGTTCGCGATCATCACCCCGGCGCTGATAAGCGGTGCGCTCGCGGACCGCGTGAAGTTCACCGCCTGGGCGCTCTTCATCACCCTGTGGGCGACGATCGTGTACTTCCCGGTCGCGCACTGGGTCTGGGGCTCGGACGGCTGGCTCTTCAAGTACGGCGTGATCGACTTCGCCGGTGGTACCGCGGTCCACATCAACGCCGGTGCCGCCGCCCTCGGGGTGATCCTGGTGATCGGCAAGCGGGTCGGCTTCAAGCGGGACCCGATGCGGCCGCACAGCCTGCCGCTGGTCATGCTCGGCGCGGGCCTCCTGTGGTTCGGCTGGTTCGGCTTCAACGCCGGCTCCTGGCTCGGTGCCGACGGCGTCGCCGCCGTCGCGTTCACCAACACCCAGGTCGCCACCGCCGCCGCGATGCTCGGCTGGCTCGCCTACGAGAAGATCCGGCACGGCTCCTTCACCACCCTGGGCGCCGCCTCCGGCGCGGTCTCCGGACTGGTCGCCATCACCCCCGCCTGCGGTTCCGTCTCCCCGCTCGGCGCGATCGCCGTCGGCGTGATCGCCGGTGTGCTCTGCGCCGCCGCGGTCGGCCTGAAGTACAAGTTCGGCTACGACGACTCGCTGGACGTCGTCGGTGTCCACATGGTCGGCGGCATCGTCGGCTCCCTGCTCATCGGCCTCTTCGCCACCGGCGGCGTCGGCCAGACCGCCAAGGGCCTGTTCTACGGCGGCGGCCTCGACCAGCTCGGCAAGCAGGCGGTCGGCGTCGGCGCGGTCCTGGGGTACTCCCTGGTCGCCTCCGCGATCCTCGCCAAGCTCATCGACCTGGTCATGGGCTTCCGGGTCACCGAGGACGACGAGATCACCGGCATCGACCAGATCGAACACGCCGAGACGGCGTACGACTTCGCGGGAGCGGGCGGCGGCACGGTCCGCACCACCGCGGTACCCGTCCACGGCAGCACGAGCAGCGAGGCCGGCGCCTCGGACAAGAAGGTGGACGCGTGA
- a CDS encoding P-II family nitrogen regulator, with protein MKLITAVVKPHRLDEIKEALSAFGVHGLTVTEASGYGRQRGHTEVYRGAEYTVDLVPKIRIEVLVEDSDADQLIEVIVKAARTGKIGDGKVWSIPVETAVRVRTGERGPDAL; from the coding sequence GTGAAGCTCATCACGGCAGTTGTGAAGCCGCACCGGCTGGACGAGATCAAGGAAGCCCTGTCGGCCTTCGGGGTGCACGGCCTGACGGTCACCGAGGCCAGCGGCTACGGCCGGCAGCGCGGCCACACCGAGGTCTACCGTGGCGCCGAGTACACCGTCGACCTCGTGCCGAAGATCCGGATAGAGGTCCTGGTCGAGGACAGTGACGCCGATCAGCTGATCGAAGTCATCGTCAAGGCCGCCCGCACCGGCAAGATCGGTGATGGCAAGGTGTGGAGTATCCCGGTCGAGACAGCGGTCCGCGTACGCACCGGCGAACGCGGCCCGGACGCCCTCTAG
- a CDS encoding [protein-PII] uridylyltransferase, whose translation MTESVEAKADDGSAAGTPEGPSGYAAARLRLLNEEARSGPPRRSALSGLTDRWLAGLAAGAAGETGVAGYALVAVGGYGRGELSPRSDLDLLLLYDGSVAKDRISALADRIWYPVWDLGLDLDHSVRTAAEARETAAEDLKVQLGLLDARHIAGDPALTASLRTATLADWRNQAPKRLPALHELCQERAERQGELSYLLEPDLKEARGGLRDATALRAVAASWLADAPRDGLEEARTRLLDARDALHLVTGRATDRLALQEQDQVAEALGLLDADALLRQVYEAARTIGYAADVTWREVGRVLRSREARPRRRGLLGIGRSGPAAAPAERTPLAEGVVEHEGEAVLALAAKPERDPVLPLRAAAAAAQAGLPLSLHAVRRLAAAARPLPVPWPAEAREQLLTLLGAGEATVQVWEALEAEGLITRLLPDWERVRCRPQRNAVHRWTVDRHLVETAVRASGLTRRVGRPDLLLMAALLHDIGKGWPGDHSEAGEVIARDVATRIGFDPADVETLALLVRHHLLLIETATRRDLDDPVTVKGVADVVRDNGTLELLHALTEADALATGPAAWSNWRASLLADLVKRVAELLAGGEVPEPAAAEPTAEEERLAVEAARTGGPVLALHAHAEPDPEGGDENTPEGLGVELLLAVPDRPGLLAQAAGVLALHRLTVRAADLRSVDPIGEGPVTLLSWRVAAEYGALPEAARLRADLGRAFDGSLDIEARLAEREAAYPRRRALAAPPPRVTVAAGSSQVATVIEVRAQDAPGLLHRIGYALAATGVNVRSARISTLGANAVDAFYVVGADGAPLGEVRAAEVAREVERALR comes from the coding sequence GTGACGGAAAGCGTCGAAGCGAAAGCGGACGACGGATCCGCCGCCGGAACCCCTGAGGGTCCCAGCGGCTACGCGGCGGCCCGGCTGCGTCTCCTCAACGAGGAGGCGCGGTCCGGGCCGCCGCGCCGTTCCGCCCTGTCGGGACTCACCGACAGATGGCTGGCGGGGCTGGCCGCGGGCGCCGCGGGGGAGACCGGCGTCGCCGGATACGCCCTGGTCGCCGTCGGCGGCTACGGGCGCGGCGAGCTCTCCCCGCGCAGCGACCTCGACCTGCTGCTGCTCTACGACGGCTCCGTCGCCAAGGACCGGATCTCCGCGCTCGCCGACCGGATCTGGTACCCGGTCTGGGACCTGGGCCTGGACCTGGACCACTCGGTCCGCACCGCCGCCGAGGCCCGCGAGACCGCCGCCGAGGACCTCAAGGTCCAGCTCGGGCTGCTCGACGCCCGGCACATCGCGGGCGATCCGGCCCTCACCGCGTCCCTGCGGACGGCCACGCTGGCCGACTGGCGCAACCAGGCCCCCAAGCGGCTGCCCGCCCTGCACGAGCTGTGCCAGGAACGGGCCGAACGCCAGGGAGAGCTCTCCTACCTGCTCGAACCCGACCTCAAGGAGGCCAGGGGCGGGCTGCGCGACGCCACCGCGCTGCGCGCCGTCGCCGCGTCCTGGCTCGCCGACGCCCCCCGCGACGGTCTGGAGGAGGCCCGCACCCGGCTGCTCGACGCCCGCGACGCCCTGCACCTGGTCACCGGCCGGGCCACCGACCGGCTCGCCCTCCAGGAACAGGACCAGGTCGCCGAAGCCCTCGGCCTGCTCGACGCCGACGCGCTGCTGCGCCAGGTCTACGAGGCCGCCCGCACCATCGGCTACGCCGCCGACGTCACCTGGCGCGAGGTCGGCCGCGTCCTGCGGTCCCGCGAGGCGCGCCCGCGCCGCCGCGGTCTGCTCGGCATCGGCCGCTCCGGCCCGGCCGCCGCCCCCGCCGAGCGCACCCCGCTAGCCGAAGGCGTCGTCGAGCACGAGGGCGAGGCCGTCCTGGCACTGGCCGCGAAGCCGGAACGCGACCCCGTACTGCCGCTGCGCGCCGCCGCCGCGGCCGCCCAGGCCGGGCTGCCGCTCAGCCTGCACGCGGTGCGCCGGCTGGCGGCCGCCGCCCGCCCGCTGCCGGTGCCCTGGCCGGCCGAGGCCCGTGAGCAGCTGCTCACGCTGCTCGGCGCGGGCGAGGCCACCGTCCAGGTCTGGGAGGCGCTGGAGGCCGAAGGGCTCATCACCCGGCTGCTGCCGGACTGGGAACGGGTCCGCTGCCGCCCGCAGCGCAACGCCGTCCACCGCTGGACCGTCGACCGGCACCTCGTCGAGACGGCGGTCCGCGCCTCCGGCCTCACCCGCCGCGTCGGGCGCCCCGACCTGCTGCTGATGGCGGCCCTGCTGCACGACATCGGCAAGGGCTGGCCGGGCGACCACAGCGAGGCCGGTGAAGTCATCGCCCGCGATGTCGCCACCCGCATCGGGTTCGACCCCGCCGACGTGGAGACGCTGGCGCTGCTCGTCCGCCACCACCTGCTGCTCATCGAGACCGCGACCCGCCGCGACCTCGACGACCCGGTGACCGTGAAGGGCGTCGCCGACGTGGTGCGCGACAACGGCACGCTGGAGCTGCTGCACGCGCTGACCGAGGCCGACGCGCTCGCCACCGGCCCCGCCGCGTGGAGCAACTGGCGCGCCTCGCTCCTGGCCGACCTCGTCAAGCGGGTCGCGGAACTGCTCGCGGGCGGCGAGGTGCCGGAGCCCGCCGCCGCCGAGCCGACGGCCGAGGAGGAACGCCTCGCCGTCGAGGCCGCCCGCACCGGCGGCCCGGTGCTCGCCCTGCACGCCCACGCCGAACCCGACCCCGAGGGCGGCGACGAGAACACCCCCGAGGGGCTGGGCGTCGAGCTGCTGCTCGCCGTCCCGGACCGGCCGGGACTGCTCGCGCAGGCCGCCGGGGTGCTCGCCCTGCACCGGCTCACCGTGCGCGCCGCCGACCTGCGGTCCGTCGACCCGATCGGGGAGGGGCCGGTGACGCTGCTCAGCTGGCGGGTCGCCGCCGAGTACGGGGCGCTGCCGGAGGCCGCCCGGCTCCGAGCCGACCTGGGGCGGGCCTTCGACGGTTCGCTCGACATCGAGGCACGTCTCGCCGAACGCGAGGCGGCCTATCCGCGCCGCCGCGCGCTCGCCGCGCCGCCGCCCCGGGTGACTGTCGCCGCCGGCAGCTCCCAGGTCGCCACGGTGATCGAGGTCCGCGCCCAGGACGCACCGGGACTGCTGCACCGGATCGGCTACGCCCTGGCCGCGACCGGGGTGAACGTGCGCTCCGCCCGCATCAGCACCCTCGGCGCGAACGCGGTCGACGCGTTCTACGTCGTCGGCGCGGACGGCGCTCCGCTGGGCGAGGTGCGGGCGGCGGAGGTCGCCCGCGAGGTGGAGCGGGCGCTGCGCTGA
- the ffh gene encoding signal recognition particle protein yields MFDTLSDRLAATFKNLRGKGRLSEADIDATAREIRIALLEADVALPVVRAFIKQVKERASGLEVSQALNPAQQVIKIVNEELVGILGGETRRLRFSKQPPTVIMLAGLQGAGKTTLAGKLGHWLKSQGHAPLLVACDLQRPNAVTQLSVVAERAGVAVFAPEAGNGVGDPVKVAKDSIEFAKSKQYDVVVVDTAGRLGVDEELMRQAADIRDAVSPDEILFVVDAMIGQDAVNTAEAFRDGVGFDGVVLSKLDGDARGGAALSIAHVTGKQIMFASNGEKLDEFDTFHPDRMASRILGMGDMLSLIEKAEQTFSQAEAQKMAEKLAKGPKEFTLDDFLSQMEQVRKMGSISKLLGMLPGMGQIKDQIANLDERDVDRTAAIIKSMTPAERQDPTILNGSRRVRVAKGSGTEVSAVKSLVERFFEARKMMSRMAQGGGMPGMPGMPGMGGGNKKKKQVKQAKGKQRSGNPMKRKADEAAEAARRAEQADNPFGVAAAPEPQNFELPDEFKKFMG; encoded by the coding sequence GTGTTCGATACCCTCTCCGATCGCCTTGCAGCGACGTTCAAGAACCTCCGGGGCAAGGGCCGCCTCTCCGAGGCGGACATCGACGCCACCGCGCGCGAGATCCGTATCGCCCTGCTGGAAGCGGATGTCGCGCTCCCGGTGGTCCGTGCGTTCATCAAGCAGGTCAAGGAGCGGGCCTCCGGCCTCGAGGTCTCGCAGGCGCTGAACCCGGCGCAGCAGGTCATCAAGATCGTCAACGAGGAGCTCGTCGGCATCCTCGGCGGTGAGACCCGCCGGCTGCGGTTCTCCAAGCAGCCGCCGACCGTGATCATGCTCGCGGGTCTGCAGGGTGCCGGTAAGACCACCCTGGCCGGAAAGCTCGGCCACTGGCTGAAGAGCCAGGGCCATGCCCCGCTGCTCGTCGCCTGTGACCTCCAGCGCCCGAACGCCGTGACCCAGCTCTCCGTCGTCGCGGAGCGCGCGGGTGTCGCGGTCTTCGCGCCCGAGGCGGGCAACGGCGTCGGTGACCCGGTCAAGGTCGCCAAGGACTCCATCGAGTTCGCGAAGTCCAAGCAGTACGACGTGGTCGTCGTCGACACCGCCGGCCGGCTGGGCGTCGACGAGGAGCTGATGCGGCAGGCCGCCGACATCCGCGACGCCGTCAGCCCGGACGAGATCCTCTTCGTCGTCGACGCGATGATCGGCCAGGACGCGGTCAACACCGCCGAGGCGTTCCGCGACGGCGTCGGCTTCGACGGTGTGGTGCTCTCCAAGCTCGACGGTGACGCCCGCGGTGGTGCCGCGCTCTCCATCGCGCATGTGACCGGCAAGCAGATCATGTTCGCCTCCAACGGCGAGAAGCTCGACGAGTTCGACACCTTCCACCCGGACCGGATGGCGTCCCGCATCCTCGGCATGGGCGACATGCTCAGCCTGATCGAGAAGGCCGAACAGACCTTCTCGCAGGCCGAGGCCCAGAAGATGGCCGAGAAGCTGGCCAAGGGTCCGAAGGAGTTCACGCTCGACGACTTCCTGTCCCAGATGGAGCAGGTCCGCAAGATGGGCTCCATCTCCAAGCTGCTCGGCATGCTGCCCGGCATGGGGCAGATCAAGGACCAGATCGCCAACCTGGACGAGCGCGACGTGGACCGCACCGCTGCGATCATCAAGTCGATGACCCCGGCCGAGCGCCAGGACCCGACGATTCTCAACGGTTCGCGCCGGGTCCGCGTCGCCAAGGGCTCCGGCACCGAGGTCAGCGCGGTCAAGAGCCTGGTCGAGCGGTTCTTCGAGGCCCGCAAGATGATGTCGCGGATGGCCCAGGGCGGTGGCATGCCCGGGATGCCGGGAATGCCCGGCATGGGCGGCGGCAACAAGAAGAAGAAGCAGGTCAAGCAGGCCAAGGGCAAGCAGCGCAGCGGCAACCCCATGAAGCGCAAGGCGGACGAGGCGGCGGAGGCCGCCCGCCGTGCCGAGCAGGCCGACAACCCCTTCGGCGTGGCAGCCGCCCCGGAGCCGCAGAACTTCGAACTCCCCGACGAGTTCAAGAAGTTCATGGGCTGA
- a CDS encoding GNAT family N-acetyltransferase yields MRVSIREPRPGDADAYATAVLRSADHLSPWNPVDPDGFHELLRRQGPSLRTFLIINDEDGGIVGKVNVANIVRARFRNGVLGYDSYLPYAATGRMTEGLRQVVDRCFSSYPDGLGLHRLEINVQPDNDRSLAMAKRLGFRHEGFSPRMLYLNDDWRDHERFALTAEEWPGA; encoded by the coding sequence ATGCGCGTATCCATCCGAGAACCACGACCGGGCGACGCCGACGCGTACGCCACGGCCGTCCTGCGGTCCGCCGACCATCTGAGCCCGTGGAACCCGGTCGACCCGGACGGTTTCCACGAGCTGCTGCGCCGCCAGGGCCCGTCGTTGCGCACCTTTCTGATCATCAACGACGAGGACGGCGGCATCGTCGGCAAGGTCAATGTCGCGAACATCGTCCGGGCCCGGTTCCGCAACGGTGTTCTCGGCTACGACAGCTACCTCCCGTACGCGGCCACCGGCCGGATGACCGAGGGCCTGCGGCAGGTCGTCGACCGCTGCTTCAGCAGCTATCCCGACGGGCTCGGGCTGCACCGGCTGGAGATCAACGTGCAGCCGGACAACGACCGCTCCCTCGCCATGGCCAAGCGGCTCGGCTTCCGCCACGAGGGCTTCTCGCCGCGCATGCTCTATCTGAACGACGACTGGCGCGACCACGAGCGCTTCGCGCTCACCGCCGAGGAGTGGCCCGGCGCCTGA
- a CDS encoding family 20 glycosylhydrolase, translating to MRFSPHARVSRGPGAVLGVLLGLLLALVMPLAQGPAHAADAAAPRTVPALQQWTAGSGSYTFGPASRVVTDSAYGSALGTTGQVFADDLTQLAGRTVGHVSGPASAVQPGDVFLTLGSTDTELGAEGYALTVAPSVTVRARTDAGAFYGTRSVLQLLKQSPTIAAGTARDWPAKPERGLMVDVGRKYFTLPWLQGQIRDLAYLKMNYFHLHLSDTYGFRLESTSHPEITSAAHYTKQEITDLIALGARYHVTVVPEIDMPGHMNTTLAAHPELRLVNSAGTPSNQYIDLSNPAAYRLIQDLITEYLPLFPAKYWHLGADEYVTNYANYPQLLSYARDHYGADATAKDAYYGFVNWADAIVRGAGKTMRMWNDGIKPGDGTIVPNADITVDYFNTYGLTPQQLVEAGHIVNNSSWNPTYYVFGGGRPNTPYMYETWNPDVFQGGATLTDPSRNRGSKLHVWCDNPDAETEQQTAAGIMTPMRALAQRTWGSPPLVPTLAEFQPIVTAVGRPPGWPADTAAGDLVLGRPVTVSSTETPAFPAQSAVDGNQGSRWSSAFADPQWLLVDLGGSQAVNRVKLTWEAAYATAFQIQLSDDGTAWNTVYSTTSGSGGTQNLTGLTGSGRYLRIYLTGRGTDYGYSLWEVEAYHDA from the coding sequence ATGCGGTTCTCCCCCCACGCCCGCGTCTCCCGCGGACCAGGCGCCGTGCTCGGCGTGCTGCTCGGCCTGCTGCTCGCCCTGGTCATGCCGCTCGCGCAGGGGCCGGCGCACGCCGCCGACGCCGCCGCGCCGCGCACCGTTCCCGCCCTTCAGCAGTGGACCGCGGGCAGCGGTTCGTACACGTTCGGCCCCGCCAGCCGGGTCGTGACCGACAGCGCCTACGGGTCCGCGCTCGGCACCACGGGCCAGGTCTTCGCCGACGACCTGACGCAGCTCGCCGGAAGGACCGTCGGCCATGTCAGCGGCCCGGCCTCCGCCGTGCAGCCCGGAGACGTGTTCCTCACGCTCGGCTCGACGGACACGGAGCTCGGCGCCGAGGGATACGCCCTCACCGTCGCCCCGTCCGTCACCGTCCGGGCGCGGACCGACGCCGGGGCCTTCTACGGCACCCGCTCGGTGCTCCAGCTCCTCAAGCAGTCCCCCACCATCGCCGCCGGGACGGCACGCGACTGGCCCGCCAAGCCCGAGCGCGGGCTGATGGTCGACGTCGGGCGCAAGTACTTCACCCTGCCCTGGCTGCAGGGCCAGATCAGGGACCTCGCCTATCTGAAGATGAACTACTTCCACCTGCACCTGTCCGACACCTACGGCTTCCGGCTGGAGAGCACCAGCCACCCCGAGATCACCTCCGCCGCGCACTACACGAAGCAGGAGATCACCGATCTCATCGCGCTCGGCGCCCGGTACCACGTCACCGTCGTGCCCGAGATCGACATGCCGGGCCATATGAACACGACGCTGGCCGCCCACCCCGAACTGCGGCTCGTCAACAGTGCGGGCACCCCGAGCAACCAGTACATCGACCTGTCCAACCCGGCGGCCTACCGCCTCATCCAGGATCTGATCACCGAGTACCTGCCGCTGTTCCCCGCCAAGTACTGGCACCTGGGCGCGGACGAGTACGTCACCAACTACGCCAACTACCCGCAGCTCCTCAGCTACGCCCGCGACCACTACGGGGCGGACGCCACCGCCAAGGACGCCTACTACGGCTTCGTCAACTGGGCCGACGCCATCGTCCGGGGCGCCGGCAAGACGATGCGGATGTGGAACGACGGCATCAAGCCGGGCGACGGCACGATCGTCCCGAACGCGGACATCACCGTCGACTACTTCAACACCTACGGCCTCACCCCGCAGCAGCTCGTCGAGGCGGGCCACATCGTCAACAACTCCAGCTGGAACCCGACCTACTACGTGTTCGGCGGCGGCCGGCCCAACACCCCGTACATGTACGAGACCTGGAACCCCGACGTCTTCCAGGGCGGCGCGACCCTCACCGACCCGTCCCGCAACCGGGGTTCGAAGCTGCACGTCTGGTGCGACAACCCGGACGCCGAGACCGAGCAGCAGACGGCGGCCGGCATCATGACCCCGATGCGCGCGCTGGCCCAGCGGACCTGGGGATCTCCCCCACTGGTGCCGACGCTGGCGGAGTTCCAGCCGATCGTCACCGCCGTCGGCCGGCCGCCCGGCTGGCCCGCCGACACCGCCGCCGGCGACCTGGTCCTCGGCCGCCCGGTGACCGTCTCCAGCACCGAGACGCCCGCCTTCCCCGCGCAGAGCGCGGTGGACGGCAACCAGGGCAGCCGCTGGTCCAGCGCCTTCGCGGATCCGCAGTGGCTGCTGGTCGACCTGGGCGGCAGCCAGGCCGTCAACCGCGTCAAGCTCACCTGGGAGGCGGCCTACGCCACGGCGTTCCAGATCCAGCTGTCGGACGACGGCACGGCCTGGAACACGGTCTACTCCACCACCAGCGGCTCCGGCGGCACCCAGAACCTGACCGGGCTCACCGGCTCCGGACGGTATCTGCGGATCTATCTGACCGGGCGCGGCACCGACTACGGCTACTCGCTGTGGGAGGTCGAGGCGTACCACGACGCGTAG
- a CDS encoding excinuclease ABC subunit UvrA, whose protein sequence is MTDPYLRVRGAREHNLRGVDVDLPRDALVAFTGVSGSGKSSLAFGTIYAEAQRRYFESVAPYARRLIHQIGAPKVDEITGLPPAIALEQRRSAPGSRSSVGTVTTLSNSLRMLYSRAGSYPPGVTERLDSDAFSPNTPAGACPECHGLGTVHRVSEDSLVPDPSLSIREGAVTAWPGAWQGKNLRDILDALGHDIDAPWHRLPREARDWILFTPEQPVVTVHPVRDAGRIQRPYQGTYMSAERYVLHTFADSRSEALRKRVRRFMTSAPCPVCGGRRLRPESLAVTFAGRDIAALAALPLTELARLLRETPHEAGSVAGTIAGDLVSRIEALGELGLGYLSMDRPTPTLSAGELQRLRLATQLRSGLFGVVYVLDEPSAGLHPADTEALLTVLDRLRAAGNSIFVVEHDMAVVARADWVVDVGPLAGELGGRVLHSGPVAGLASVAESATRRFLFPEGPPAAARVPREPSGLLRLHGVTRHNLRGLDAVVPLGVLTVVTGVSGSGKSTLVSQVLADVLTEHLGTSAEEEPEEDGADEVPVGGGSAASYATSVTGLEAVGRLVRVDQRPIGRTPRSNLATYTGLFDAVRKLFAATDEARRRGYNAGRFSFNVATGRCETCQGEGFIAVELLFLPGSYAPCPTCHGARYRPETLEITYRGASVADVLAMTVDAACDFLADVPAAARPLRTLRQVGLGYLRLGQPATELSGGEAQRIKLAAELQRTGRGARSHTVYLLDEPTTGLHPADTELLMRRLHGLVDAGNSVVVVEHDMDVAAGADWIIDMGPGGGDQGGRIVAEGVPALVARSPLSVTAHYLTPKIPGNPPV, encoded by the coding sequence ATGACCGATCCGTACCTCCGGGTGCGCGGCGCGCGGGAGCACAATCTGCGCGGGGTCGATGTGGACCTGCCGCGGGACGCGCTGGTCGCCTTCACCGGGGTCTCCGGCTCCGGTAAGTCCTCGCTCGCCTTCGGCACGATCTACGCCGAGGCGCAGCGCCGCTACTTCGAGTCCGTGGCCCCGTACGCGCGGCGGCTGATTCACCAGATCGGCGCACCCAAGGTCGACGAGATCACCGGTCTGCCGCCCGCCATCGCCCTGGAGCAGCGGCGGTCCGCGCCGGGTTCGCGCTCCTCGGTGGGCACGGTCACCACGCTGTCGAACTCGCTGCGCATGCTGTACTCACGCGCCGGCAGCTATCCGCCGGGCGTCACCGAGCGGCTGGATTCCGACGCCTTCTCCCCCAACACCCCGGCGGGCGCCTGCCCGGAGTGCCACGGGCTGGGCACGGTGCACCGGGTCAGCGAGGACTCGCTCGTCCCCGATCCGTCGCTGAGCATCCGCGAGGGCGCGGTCACCGCCTGGCCGGGGGCCTGGCAGGGCAAGAACCTCCGCGACATCCTCGACGCGCTCGGCCACGACATCGACGCGCCCTGGCACCGGCTGCCGAGGGAGGCGCGCGACTGGATCCTGTTCACACCGGAGCAGCCGGTCGTCACCGTCCACCCGGTGCGGGACGCCGGCCGCATCCAACGCCCCTACCAGGGCACGTACATGAGCGCCGAGCGCTATGTGCTGCACACCTTCGCCGACTCCCGGAGCGAGGCGCTGCGCAAACGGGTCCGGCGGTTCATGACGAGCGCGCCCTGTCCGGTGTGCGGCGGGCGGCGGCTGCGCCCGGAGTCGCTGGCGGTCACCTTCGCCGGCCGGGACATCGCCGCCCTGGCCGCCCTGCCCCTCACGGAACTGGCCCGGCTGCTGCGGGAGACGCCCCATGAGGCGGGTTCCGTGGCCGGCACGATCGCCGGGGACCTCGTGTCCCGGATCGAGGCGCTCGGCGAGCTGGGCCTGGGCTATCTGAGCATGGACCGGCCGACGCCGACGCTCTCGGCGGGCGAACTGCAGCGGCTGCGGCTCGCCACCCAGCTGCGCTCGGGTCTGTTCGGCGTCGTCTACGTCCTCGACGAGCCCTCGGCCGGGCTGCACCCGGCCGACACCGAGGCACTGCTGACGGTGCTCGACCGGCTCAGGGCGGCCGGGAACTCGATCTTCGTGGTCGAGCACGACATGGCGGTGGTGGCGCGCGCCGACTGGGTCGTCGATGTCGGGCCGCTGGCGGGCGAGCTAGGCGGCCGGGTGCTGCACAGCGGTCCGGTGGCCGGGCTGGCGTCGGTCGCCGAATCGGCGACCCGCCGGTTCCTGTTCCCCGAGGGGCCGCCGGCCGCCGCACGCGTACCGCGCGAACCGTCCGGCCTGCTGCGGCTGCACGGTGTCACCCGGCACAATCTGCGCGGCCTGGACGCGGTGGTGCCGCTCGGTGTCCTCACGGTGGTGACCGGCGTCTCGGGGTCGGGGAAGTCGACGCTGGTCAGCCAGGTGCTGGCCGATGTCCTGACGGAGCACCTGGGGACGTCCGCCGAGGAGGAGCCGGAGGAGGACGGCGCGGACGAGGTCCCGGTGGGCGGGGGAAGCGCCGCCTCGTACGCCACCTCGGTGACGGGGCTCGAGGCCGTCGGCCGGCTGGTGCGGGTCGACCAGCGGCCCATCGGCCGCACACCCCGGTCCAACCTGGCGACGTACACGGGTCTGTTCGACGCCGTGCGCAAGCTCTTCGCGGCCACCGACGAGGCCCGCAGGCGCGGCTACAACGCCGGGCGCTTCTCGTTCAACGTCGCCACCGGCCGCTGCGAGACCTGCCAGGGCGAGGGGTTCATCGCCGTCGAACTCCTCTTCCTGCCCGGCAGTTACGCCCCCTGCCCGACCTGCCACGGCGCCCGCTACCGGCCGGAGACCCTGGAGATCACCTACCGCGGCGCGAGCGTCGCCGACGTCCTGGCGATGACGGTCGACGCGGCCTGCGACTTCCTGGCCGACGTGCCCGCCGCCGCCCGGCCGCTGCGGACCCTGCGACAGGTCGGGCTCGGCTATCTGCGGCTCGGACAGCCGGCCACCGAGCTGTCCGGCGGCGAGGCCCAGCGGATCAAGCTGGCGGCCGAACTGCAGCGCACGGGCCGCGGGGCGCGCTCGCACACCGTCTATCTGCTGGACGAGCCGACCACCGGGCTGCACCCGGCCGACACCGAACTGCTCATGCGCCGGCTGCACGGGCTCGTCGACGCGGGGAACTCGGTCGTCGTGGTCGAGCACGACATGGATGTGGCGGCCGGTGCCGACTGGATCATCGACATGGGTCCGGGCGGCGGCGACCAGGGCGGGCGGATCGTCGCGGAAGGGGTCCCCGCGCTCGTCGCCCGGTCGCCGCTCAGCGTCACCGCGCACTACCTGACGCCGAAGATCCCCGGCAATCCGCCGGTCTGA